GTCGGTGCCCTCGGCCTTGGCCTTCTCGATCTCGCATAGGTAGTAGTCGACCAGGTCTCGGACGTTGTGCGGATCGAAGCTGCGTTTGTGGTCATCGATCACGTCCTGGTAGAACCGCTGCATCTCGGCCCGGTTCTGGGCAATCTTGTTCTTGGCCGTCGAGATGCTGGGGAAGCACTGCATGGTGGGTATGTAGTCCACCGTGTGGATCTCCCCGAACAGTCGCATGCCCTCCTCGATCAGGAAATTGAAGCGCCTGAACTTTGGGTCGTCAATGCTGAACCGTGTGGACATCATCAGGCTGCAGATCACGTTACTCACGGCCACTGAGATTACGGGCGACAGATCAATCGGCTGGCCGTCACTCGCGTGCAGATGCCCGATGAACTCGTGCACTTCCGTCTATACGAagcaaggagaaggagaaggagaaggggaAGGGAGAAGCAGAAGGGAAGCGGGGATCTTTAGAgatttctgttctgttcgccGGGGGGAGGCTACGAGTATCCTGTGGGGGAGTGCAGGGGTCGGGAGGTACACTCACCATGATGCGCTTCTGCATTTGCTGCTTGCCATTGCCCATGTAGGTCATGCCGAACTGCCGGAGCTTGTCGTGCAGAAAGCGGCGCTGGTCCTTCCACAGCTTCCCAGTGCTGTTGATGATGCCTACGCGCAGAAAAGGACGGAAAGAGAGGAAGGTAGAGGCGGTGAGTGATTGTCTTATGATCGGTTTGGGAGGAGGCGGCACAGAAGAGCGCttatctttctttttcttaatttGTGTAATTTTTGTCGTGTCGTGTTTTATTATCATTTAATTGAGGTaggctctttctctctgctctgctctcccctCTGCTGCTACCGGGGGTGGGGAGGAGGATGGGTCGTAATGGTTGCCCTACTTTTTGAGTATTGTTTGGGTTCAAGCAAAACGAAATACCAGAAAAGAAATCCCATCCCAGCCGGAGATCAATATATaatgaacaacaaaaacactcaagcaaacccaaaaaacaaaaaacaaagcccaatacaaaatacaaaaattaaacaaaaagaaaaatggtTATATGGCTATATGGTTATATGGGGAATCGGCAACCATAAGGGAAAAATTCTGCAATGCATTATCATTGGAATAAAATAAGTGCAGCTTAAGCtgcaaaacgaaacaaaaataaaatacaaaacaaaaatacaaaaagggaaagagtcgaaaacgaaatcaaaatacaaaattaaaaattacaaataaaagcCGAAaagaagagagacagaaaagaaagacaaaataaaatcaagtAAACGGCCCCAACAAAGAAATGCACGCGGAATTTCTTCGGTTAATCAAGTATTAAACATTTTgtcgtattattattttacaattttcgACCTGCTGTTTCGTTGTTTCACTGTTTCGAATTTCGCTGTttcggctgtggctgtggctgtggcacttTCGAGCTTAATTGCACCTTCACtttgtggcagaggcagagggccCCAAGTCTTCTTCTTCCTGCTGGAAGAGGCTGTAAGCCTCAACTAAAGGTGCATCTCCCCATCATCTCATATGTAGTCTGTAGTCTGTAGTCTGTAGTCGGGATTCTTTATGTAGTATGTGGTATGTCGTAAAGGTTCAGCTCGAAGGGACTCATTTCCACAATACGCGAACGAGCACTCGTAAAATAAGGTAGGTGCCGCCGCCTCATATCCGCTGGCTAAGCGAAAGAGTGTAACCCAAAGGTCGCCCGGGATTTAGGGCCTTCTGATTTTCGATCAATCAGATTAAACAGCTCGATTTCTGTATTGCTCACTCCCccttgtatctgtatctgtgtctgtatctgtatctgagtCTGAGGTCTTAAGTCCTTTAGATCTTGTGTGTTTAACACTCACCATAACCGTTGAGGGTTTGCATGAACGGAGTGTCCGGTCGTCCTGTGAATTCCTCACGCCGGAAGCACTCGCGGATCATCTTGTAGTCGCTCATGACGACGGTCAGCTGGCTGCCCAGACGGGTGGAGAAGAGCGATCCGTACTGCTTGGCCAGCTCCATGAAGCGGGTGTGCTTCTCGTTGCCCATGAAGAGCAGGTAGCCGATGACGGGGAGTCCCCAAGGGCCGGGAGGGAGCTTGCGTAGCTCGCGGTAGTGCCGCAGCATCCACTGGAGCAGGCTGACCAAAGCAAGGAAGCCGAGGAAGACCATCAACAGGTGCTGGGCGCCGGCGTCTTGCTGCTGGAcctgcagctgccgcagcagAAACTTGATCAGATACGAGTCGGCCAGCATCTTGTCGCCTCTGTAGCCTCTGGCTTGGACTTGACTGGACGGACGATTTCACGGTGATCGATCTCACACGGAGATCCTAGGGTCCTGGGATCTTGGCTTTGGTGTGCGATTTTGTTCTCGATCTCGAGGATTGCAGTGAGTGCGGCGGGCGTTCAAGTgtcttttatttgttgcacTGCTCGGCcatttgtctgtctgtcactTTGTATTTTACTTGCGACTTGGCActtaaaaaaatgtttctcAAGTAATGTCTGggccaaaaaaaatttataattaaattttcttttctttttgggaatCTTTGGAATCGCAAtatatgaattgctttggtggtgttgaaaacaaaaaattgctGCGTGCTCGGGGCGCTggtcggagacggagacccGGAGACGATTTCGCGTCGAGCGTTTATAAATTTCGACTAATGGCTCGACCGTATGTCCTTGCCACTTTTATAACAATTCGAGCCCGCTTCGAGCGAGCGGCAGAGCGCCGAACGAATGATCGACGGCGGCGGCGCGGCTCGGTCTCGGGCTCTGTCTCGCGGCTCGGGCTCGGCttcaaaccccaaaccccaagcGCCTTTGTTGTTTTCGTTGTCCGCGCGGCCGAGATATTGAAATATTGAGGCATGCACAGTCCCTATACCCACCAATATCACCACCGCCGTCGCTGATCGCTGATCGCTGCTGGCGTCGCTGTCGTCGTTGGCGTTGTTGATTGGGATTTTGAGTGGGATTCTTATGTTTTGAGTGCTATGACTATTTGTATTGGGACGCATAGTCATCACACTCAATTTGAGTGAGACAGCAAAAGAGAGGCCGAATGCTCAGTTTTGCGTTTCATGGAATGACTTCG
The sequence above is a segment of the Drosophila pseudoobscura strain MV-25-SWS-2005 chromosome X, UCI_Dpse_MV25, whole genome shotgun sequence genome. Coding sequences within it:
- the Cyp18a1 gene encoding cytochrome P450 18a1 → MLADSYLIKFLLRQLQVQQQDAGAQHLLMVFLGFLALVSLLQWMLRHYRELRKLPPGPWGLPVIGYLLFMGNEKHTRFMELAKQYGSLFSTRLGSQLTVVMSDYKMIRECFRREEFTGRPDTPFMQTLNGYGIINSTGKLWKDQRRFLHDKLRQFGMTYMGNGKQQMQKRIMTEVHEFIGHLHASDGQPIDLSPVISVAVSNVICSLMMSTRFSIDDPKFRRFNFLIEEGMRLFGEIHTVDYIPTMQCFPSISTAKNKIAQNRAEMQRFYQDVIDDHKRSFDPHNVRDLVDYYLCEIEKAKAEGTDAELFDGKNHEEQLVQVIIDLFSAGMETIKTTLLWINVFMLRNPKEMRRVQDELDQVVGRHRLPTIEDLQYLPVTESTILESMRRSSIVPLATTHSPTRDVELNGYTIPAGSHVIPLINSVHMDPNLWEKPEEFRPSRFIDTEGKVRKPEYFIPFGVGRRMCLGDVLAKMELFLFFASFMHCFDIALPEGQPLPSLKGNVGATITPEAFKVCLKRRPLAPTATDPHHMRNVGSN